A single genomic interval of Ramlibacter sp. harbors:
- a CDS encoding PAS domain-containing sensor histidine kinase produces MAEDTSPLASWFGLRELTLEDSAFVRLWRGFMTARVMIALVLLTLLGALYAIASAPVEGWLIVMCGSYLAAALAVRALASPRIQGHAFDAQWVSTIGVDLLVFATLQFLQAGGISYNPLFALPLLLASVLGSLLLALGTAAGITLLLLVDAWLASLHGEAASRFFQAGLTGTGFFIVALLANQLATRLVREEQRARQSQQAARVQIEVNELVIEALADGVLVVDDNGIVRAANPAAHGLLGPGATRRTTPFVLAAEPAWHPLVELARLTFLQRTTQIRDVDISEAALGARRIHVRTRLTATHDAAAESLCVMFLEDLREMEARLRTEKLAAMGRMSAAVAHEIRNPLAAITQANALLDEDLSQPGHKQLTLMVRQNAQRLAQIVEEILNLSRVQHEGMVRSSPLLDLDTAVHATCTDWGSQTGCGGRLQVDLQGGGQQVAFESDHLRRVLVNLLDNALRYASAQAGSIRVSTETTATGQAGLRVWSDGAPLEQTVQRHLFEPFFSSESRSSGLGLYICRELCERHGAQIGYRRAGRGTAGPGAEGNEFFVTFRQRPPSASSSARFDTIPA; encoded by the coding sequence ATGGCAGAAGACACCAGCCCTCTTGCCTCGTGGTTCGGCCTGCGGGAACTGACCCTCGAGGACTCGGCCTTCGTGCGCCTGTGGCGCGGCTTCATGACGGCCCGCGTCATGATCGCCCTGGTGCTGCTGACCCTGCTGGGCGCCCTGTATGCCATCGCCTCGGCGCCGGTCGAGGGCTGGCTCATCGTGATGTGCGGCAGCTACCTCGCCGCGGCGCTGGCGGTGCGCGCCCTGGCCAGCCCGCGCATCCAGGGTCATGCCTTCGACGCCCAGTGGGTGTCCACCATCGGCGTGGACCTGCTGGTGTTTGCCACCCTGCAGTTCCTGCAGGCCGGCGGCATCAGCTACAACCCCCTGTTCGCCCTGCCCCTGCTGCTGGCATCGGTGCTGGGCTCGCTGCTGCTGGCGCTGGGCACGGCGGCCGGCATCACGCTGCTGCTGCTGGTCGATGCCTGGCTGGCCTCGCTGCATGGCGAGGCCGCTTCGCGGTTTTTCCAGGCCGGCCTGACGGGCACGGGCTTCTTCATCGTGGCCTTGCTGGCCAACCAGCTGGCGACCCGGCTGGTGCGCGAGGAACAGCGCGCGCGCCAGAGCCAGCAGGCGGCGCGCGTGCAGATCGAGGTCAATGAACTGGTGATCGAGGCGCTGGCAGACGGCGTGCTGGTGGTGGATGACAACGGCATCGTGCGCGCGGCCAACCCGGCGGCGCACGGGTTGCTGGGCCCCGGCGCGACGCGGCGCACCACGCCGTTCGTGCTGGCGGCCGAGCCTGCCTGGCATCCGCTGGTGGAACTCGCGCGGCTCACCTTCCTGCAACGCACCACCCAGATCCGCGACGTCGACATCAGCGAGGCGGCGTTGGGGGCCCGCCGCATCCATGTGCGCACCCGCCTCACCGCCACCCACGATGCCGCCGCCGAGAGCCTGTGCGTGATGTTCCTTGAGGACCTGCGCGAGATGGAGGCCCGGCTGCGGACCGAGAAGCTCGCGGCCATGGGCCGCATGTCGGCAGCCGTGGCCCACGAGATCCGCAACCCGCTGGCCGCCATCACCCAGGCCAATGCACTGCTGGATGAAGACCTGAGCCAGCCGGGCCACAAGCAGCTGACGCTGATGGTGCGGCAGAATGCCCAGCGCCTGGCCCAGATCGTCGAGGAGATATTGAACCTCTCGCGGGTTCAGCACGAAGGCATGGTCCGCAGTTCTCCGCTGCTGGATCTCGATACCGCCGTCCATGCGACCTGCACCGACTGGGGCTCGCAGACCGGCTGCGGTGGGCGGCTGCAGGTTGACCTGCAAGGCGGCGGCCAGCAGGTCGCCTTCGAGTCCGATCACCTGCGCCGGGTTCTGGTCAACCTGCTGGACAACGCACTGCGCTACGCCAGCGCGCAAGCCGGATCAATTCGGGTCTCGACCGAGACCACCGCGACCGGCCAGGCCGGCCTGCGGGTCTGGAGCGATGGGGCCCCGCTGGAGCAAACCGTGCAGCGCCACCTGTTCGAACCCTTCTTCTCGTCGGAAAGCCGCTCCAGCGGGCTGGGCCTGTACATCTGCCGCGAGCTGTGCGAGCGCCATGGGGCGCAGATTGGCTACCGGCGCGCCGGGCGGGGCACCGCCGGTCCGGGCGCCGAGGGCAATGAATTCTTCGTGACCTTCCGGCAGCGGCCGCCTTCGGCTTCCTCATCCGCGAGGTTTGACACAATACCCGCCTGA
- a CDS encoding sigma-54-dependent Fis family transcriptional regulator encodes MAATPTPPKVLVVDDEPDLRTLYELTLLREGYRVEAAADLAEARQLLEARRFDAVITDMRLPDGLGLELLRELQAQQRPERCLVMTAYGSAENAVEALKAGAFDYLTKPVDLKQFRAVVASAIQGTAPGRGPRAATSGRAAVERPADAAAALQRLVGESDAMKTVKERIARVARSMAPVLVRGESGTGKELAARALHACSHRADGPFVAVNCSAIPENLLEAEFFGARKGSYTGSTQDRDGYFQAARGGTLFLDEIGDLPLTMQSKLLRAIQERLVRSLGSTQEDAVDVRVVSATHKDLAADVQAGRFRQDLYYRLNVIEILVPPLRDRREDLPALCDALLARIAQESGMPVPALSATVLAQLQAHPLPGNVRELENLLHRAVALSDGDELQVDFAPTDMAAPAGEAAPTKVAEAAAPAPLAVPADLQAWLDQQEREILVRALHESGFNRTAAANRLGLSLRQIRYRIARLSIATPGGDEPGEDAA; translated from the coding sequence ATGGCAGCCACTCCCACTCCGCCCAAGGTGCTCGTCGTCGATGACGAGCCCGACCTGCGCACGCTGTATGAGCTCACGCTGCTGCGCGAGGGCTACCGCGTGGAGGCCGCCGCCGACCTGGCCGAAGCCCGCCAGCTGCTCGAGGCGCGCCGGTTTGACGCGGTGATCACCGACATGCGACTGCCCGACGGCCTGGGCCTGGAGTTGCTGCGTGAGCTTCAGGCCCAGCAACGCCCCGAGCGCTGCCTGGTCATGACCGCGTACGGCTCCGCCGAGAATGCCGTGGAGGCCCTGAAGGCCGGTGCCTTCGACTACCTGACCAAGCCGGTCGATCTCAAGCAGTTCCGCGCCGTGGTGGCGTCGGCCATCCAGGGCACGGCCCCCGGGCGCGGCCCGCGCGCCGCCACCTCCGGCCGTGCCGCGGTGGAGCGGCCCGCCGATGCGGCCGCCGCGCTGCAGCGGCTGGTCGGTGAGTCCGACGCCATGAAAACCGTCAAGGAGCGCATCGCCCGGGTCGCGCGCAGCATGGCCCCGGTGCTGGTGCGCGGCGAGTCCGGCACCGGCAAGGAGCTGGCCGCGCGCGCGTTGCATGCCTGCAGCCACCGCGCCGACGGGCCCTTTGTGGCCGTGAACTGCAGCGCCATTCCCGAGAACCTGCTGGAAGCCGAGTTCTTCGGCGCGCGCAAGGGCTCCTACACCGGGTCAACCCAGGACCGCGACGGCTACTTTCAGGCGGCCCGGGGTGGCACCCTGTTCCTGGACGAGATCGGCGACCTGCCGCTGACCATGCAGTCCAAACTGCTGCGCGCCATCCAGGAGCGGCTGGTGCGCTCGCTCGGCTCGACCCAGGAAGACGCGGTGGATGTGCGCGTGGTCAGCGCCACGCACAAGGACCTCGCCGCCGACGTGCAGGCGGGCCGCTTTCGCCAGGACCTGTACTACCGGCTGAATGTGATCGAGATCCTGGTGCCGCCGCTGCGCGACCGCCGCGAGGACCTGCCCGCGCTGTGCGACGCGCTGCTGGCGCGCATTGCGCAGGAGTCCGGCATGCCGGTGCCGGCGCTGTCGGCCACGGTGCTGGCCCAGCTGCAGGCGCATCCACTGCCGGGCAATGTCCGCGAACTCGAAAACCTGCTGCATCGCGCGGTGGCCCTGAGCGATGGTGACGAACTGCAGGTGGACTTCGCACCCACCGACATGGCGGCCCCCGCGGGCGAGGCGGCCCCCACCAAGGTCGCCGAAGCCGCCGCGCCCGCGCCACTGGCCGTGCCGGCCGACCTGCAGGCCTGGCTGGACCAGCAGGAGCGCGAGATCCTGGTGCGCGCGCTGCATGAAAGCGGCTTCAACCGCACCGCCGCCGCCAACCGGCTGGGCCTGAGCCTGCGCCAGATCCGCTACCGCATCGCCCGGCTGAGCATTGCCACGCCGGGTGGCGACGAGCCGGGTGAAGATGCCGCCTGA
- the ampD gene encoding 1,6-anhydro-N-acetylmuramyl-L-alanine amidase AmpD — MPPEPHGASALWRAGWYAHARQLRSPNFGARPTPAQVDLIVLHSISLPPGQYGGPEVQQLFTNTLNWDAHPYFGQIRGAEVSAHFYIRRNGELWQFVSCDDRAWHAGASSYRGRGNCNDDSVGIELEGLEGGPFEDPQYESLAGLCAALAQHYPVAHVAGHEHIAPGRKHDPGRGFDWPRLQRALAWPAQYFPLETLPLRGA; from the coding sequence ATGCCGCCTGAACCCCATGGCGCCAGCGCGCTGTGGCGCGCCGGCTGGTATGCCCATGCACGCCAGCTGCGGTCGCCGAACTTCGGGGCGCGCCCCACTCCGGCGCAGGTGGACCTGATCGTGCTGCATTCCATCAGCCTGCCGCCGGGCCAGTATGGCGGCCCCGAGGTGCAGCAGTTGTTCACCAACACGCTTAACTGGGATGCGCACCCGTATTTCGGGCAGATCCGCGGGGCCGAGGTCTCCGCGCATTTCTACATCCGCCGCAACGGCGAGCTCTGGCAGTTTGTGAGTTGCGACGACCGTGCCTGGCATGCCGGTGCATCAAGCTACCGCGGGCGCGGCAACTGCAACGATGACTCGGTCGGCATCGAGCTGGAAGGGCTGGAGGGCGGCCCGTTCGAGGACCCGCAATACGAAAGCCTGGCCGGCCTGTGCGCCGCGCTGGCCCAGCATTACCCCGTGGCCCATGTCGCCGGCCATGAACACATTGCCCCCGGACGCAAGCACGATCCCGGGCGCGGCTTCGACTGGCCGCGCCTGCAACGCGCCTTGGCCTGGCCCGCTCAGTACTTTCCCTTGGAGACCCTGCCACTTCGCGGTGCATGA
- a CDS encoding ribonucleoside-diphosphate reductase subunit alpha, whose amino-acid sequence MQVALSTPSTTSTNAPVAQKSGQTGSTAANPLANYQIIRRNGAVVPFEPNKIAIAMMKAFLAVHGTQGAASASVRETVDSLTQQVIRAMVRSRPGGGTFHIEDVQDQVELGLMRGGHHEIARAYVLYRERRTQERARQTVQDAPKAPALHVLDGGQRVALDLDQLKALIESACAGLDADIRPDPIVAETMRNLYDGVPMDEVYKASILAARTLIEKDPDYTYATARLLLHTIFKEVIGRDVAPADMAQAYADYFPGFIKKGVDNELLDERLQQYDLARLGAALKAERDLKFDYLGLQTLYDRYFLHVRKTRIELPQAFFMRVAMGLALNEIDREARAIEFYEVLSSFDFMSSTPTLFNSGTLRSQLSSCYLTTVPDDLDGIYESIKENALLSKFAGGLGNDWTRVRALGSHIKGTNGESQGVVPFLKVVNDTAVAVNQGGKRKGAVCTYLESWHLDMEEFLELRKNTGDDRRRTHDMNTANWIPDLFMRRVMEKGEWTLFSPSNVPDLHDLFGADFEKAYVAYEEKARRGEIKPSKTVQAADLWRKMLTMLFETGHPWITFKDACNVRSPQQHAGVVHSSNLCTEITLNTSDTETAVCNLGSVNLPQHLKDGQIDHDKLKKTVTTAMRMLDNVIDINYYAVKKARDSNMRHRPVGLGVMGFQDALYELRVPYASEQAVEFADRSMEAICYHAYWASTELARERGKYSSYKGSLWDKGILPLDTLNLLEQARGGYVEVDKTATLDWDALRQKIKTDGMRNSNCVAIAPTATISNIIGVDASIEPCFGNLSVKSNLSGEFTIINHYLVRDLKRLGLWDDVMVMDLKHFDGSLRPIDRVPQDVKALYATAFEVETTWLVEAAARRQKWIDQAQSLNIYMAGVSGKKLDDTYKLAWLRGLKTTYYLRTISATQTEKSTVTSGRLNAVSSGAASGGMSALDAAAAAAQAQMNATPATDIKFCAIDDPTCEACQ is encoded by the coding sequence ATGCAAGTTGCCTTGAGTACCCCGTCCACAACAAGCACCAACGCCCCTGTCGCCCAGAAGTCCGGCCAGACCGGCTCGACTGCCGCCAACCCGCTTGCCAATTACCAGATCATCCGCCGCAACGGCGCGGTGGTCCCGTTCGAGCCCAACAAGATCGCCATTGCGATGATGAAGGCCTTCCTGGCCGTGCATGGCACCCAGGGCGCGGCCTCGGCCAGCGTGCGCGAGACAGTGGACAGCCTGACCCAGCAGGTGATCCGCGCCATGGTGCGCTCGCGTCCGGGCGGCGGCACCTTCCACATTGAAGACGTGCAGGACCAGGTCGAACTGGGCCTGATGCGCGGCGGCCACCATGAAATCGCCCGCGCCTATGTGCTGTACCGCGAGCGCCGCACCCAGGAGCGCGCCCGGCAAACCGTGCAGGACGCGCCCAAGGCGCCGGCCCTGCATGTGCTTGACGGCGGCCAGCGCGTGGCGCTGGACCTGGACCAGCTCAAGGCGCTCATCGAGTCGGCCTGCGCGGGCCTGGACGCCGACATCCGGCCCGACCCCATCGTGGCCGAGACCATGCGCAACCTCTATGACGGCGTGCCGATGGACGAGGTCTACAAGGCCTCCATCCTGGCCGCGCGCACGCTCATCGAAAAAGACCCCGACTACACCTACGCCACCGCGCGGCTCTTGCTGCACACCATCTTCAAGGAAGTGATCGGCCGCGACGTGGCCCCCGCCGACATGGCGCAGGCCTATGCCGACTACTTCCCCGGCTTCATCAAGAAGGGCGTCGACAACGAACTGCTCGACGAGCGCCTGCAACAGTACGACCTGGCCCGCCTGGGCGCCGCGCTCAAGGCCGAGCGCGACCTCAAGTTTGACTACCTCGGCCTGCAGACCCTGTACGACCGCTACTTCCTGCACGTGCGCAAGACCCGCATCGAGCTGCCCCAGGCCTTCTTCATGCGCGTGGCCATGGGCCTGGCGCTCAACGAGATCGACCGCGAGGCGCGCGCCATCGAGTTCTATGAAGTGCTGTCGAGCTTCGACTTCATGTCCAGCACGCCCACGCTGTTCAACAGCGGCACGCTGCGCTCTCAGCTGTCCAGCTGCTACCTGACCACGGTGCCTGACGACCTGGACGGCATCTACGAGTCCATCAAGGAAAACGCCCTGCTGTCCAAGTTCGCGGGCGGCCTGGGCAACGACTGGACCCGCGTGCGCGCGCTCGGCTCGCACATCAAGGGCACCAACGGCGAGTCCCAGGGCGTGGTGCCGTTCCTCAAGGTCGTGAACGACACCGCCGTTGCGGTCAACCAGGGCGGCAAGCGCAAGGGCGCGGTCTGCACCTACCTGGAATCCTGGCACCTGGACATGGAGGAGTTCCTGGAGCTGCGCAAGAACACCGGCGACGACCGCCGGCGCACGCACGACATGAACACCGCCAACTGGATCCCCGACCTGTTCATGCGCCGTGTCATGGAAAAGGGCGAGTGGACGCTGTTCTCGCCGTCCAACGTTCCCGACCTGCACGACCTGTTCGGCGCCGACTTCGAGAAAGCCTATGTCGCCTACGAGGAAAAGGCCCGGCGCGGCGAGATCAAGCCGAGCAAGACGGTGCAGGCCGCCGACCTGTGGCGCAAGATGCTCACCATGCTGTTCGAGACCGGCCATCCCTGGATCACCTTCAAGGATGCCTGCAACGTCCGTTCGCCGCAGCAGCATGCCGGCGTGGTGCACTCCTCCAACCTGTGCACCGAGATCACGCTGAACACCAGCGACACCGAGACCGCGGTGTGCAACCTGGGCTCGGTCAACCTGCCGCAGCACCTGAAGGACGGCCAGATCGACCACGACAAGCTCAAGAAAACCGTCACCACGGCGATGCGCATGCTCGACAACGTGATCGACATCAACTACTACGCGGTCAAGAAGGCGCGCGACTCCAACATGCGCCACCGCCCCGTGGGCCTGGGCGTGATGGGCTTCCAGGACGCGCTGTATGAACTGCGCGTGCCCTACGCCTCCGAGCAGGCCGTCGAGTTTGCCGACCGGTCGATGGAAGCCATCTGCTACCACGCCTACTGGGCCTCCACCGAGCTGGCCCGCGAGCGCGGCAAGTACTCCAGCTACAAGGGCTCGCTGTGGGACAAGGGCATCCTGCCCCTGGACACGCTCAACCTGCTGGAGCAGGCGCGTGGCGGCTATGTGGAAGTCGACAAGACCGCCACGCTCGACTGGGACGCCCTGCGCCAGAAGATCAAGACCGATGGCATGCGCAACTCCAACTGCGTGGCCATCGCGCCCACGGCCACCATCTCCAACATCATTGGGGTGGACGCCTCGATCGAGCCCTGCTTCGGCAACCTCTCCGTCAAGTCCAACCTGTCGGGCGAGTTCACCATCATCAACCACTACCTCGTGCGCGACCTCAAGCGCCTGGGCCTGTGGGACGACGTGATGGTCATGGACCTCAAGCACTTTGACGGTTCGCTGCGCCCCATCGACCGCGTGCCGCAGGACGTCAAGGCCCTGTACGCCACCGCGTTCGAGGTGGAGACCACCTGGCTGGTCGAGGCCGCCGCGCGCCGCCAGAAGTGGATCGACCAGGCCCAGTCGCTGAACATCTACATGGCCGGCGTGTCGGGCAAGAAGCTCGATGACACCTACAAGCTCGCCTGGCTGCGCGGCCTGAAGACCACCTACTACCTTCGCACCATCAGCGCCACGCAAACCGAGAAGTCCACCGTCACCTCGGGCCGCCTCAACGCCGTGTCATCGGGCGCGGCTTCGGGTGGCATGAGCGCGCTCGACGCGGCCGCTGCCGCGGCGCAGGCGCAGATGAATGCAACGCCCGCCACCGACATCAAGTTCTGCGCGATCGACGATCCGACCTGCGAGGCCTGCCAGTAA
- a CDS encoding ribonucleotide-diphosphate reductase subunit beta has product MLTWDEEVKPSSPTTLHSGSPGNRAVESSPLSQASAVRQPAVRTLDDGAVMPQPAAAAATPVAAKPAVQRRVNAADKRIINGQTDVNQLVPFKYKWAWEKYLATCANHWMPQEVNMTRDIALWKDPNGLTEDERRIVKRNLGFFVTADSLAANNIVLGTYRHITAPECRQFLLRQAFEEAIHTHAYQYIVESLGLDESEIFNAYNEVQSIRDKDEFLIPFIEAIMNPNFHTGTPETDQTLLKSLIVFACLMEGLFFYVGFTQILALGRQNKMTGAAEQYQYILRDESMHCNFGIDLINQLKLENPHLWTAEFKNEIKALFHKAVELEYKYAEDTMPRGVLGMNASMFKGYLRYIANRRATQIGLEELFPNETNPFPWMSEMIDLKKERNFFETRVIEYQSGGALSWD; this is encoded by the coding sequence ATGTTGACCTGGGACGAAGAAGTCAAGCCCTCATCGCCAACAACACTGCACAGCGGTTCACCCGGCAACCGTGCGGTGGAATCATCACCTCTTTCGCAAGCCTCCGCGGTCCGCCAGCCCGCCGTGCGCACGCTGGATGATGGCGCCGTGATGCCGCAGCCTGCAGCCGCTGCAGCCACGCCCGTGGCCGCCAAACCCGCCGTGCAACGCCGCGTCAACGCGGCTGACAAGCGCATCATCAACGGCCAGACCGACGTCAACCAGCTGGTGCCGTTCAAGTACAAGTGGGCCTGGGAAAAATACCTCGCCACCTGCGCCAACCACTGGATGCCGCAAGAGGTCAACATGACGCGCGACATCGCGCTGTGGAAAGACCCCAACGGCCTGACCGAGGACGAGCGCCGCATCGTCAAGCGCAACCTCGGCTTCTTCGTGACGGCCGACTCGCTGGCCGCCAACAACATCGTGCTGGGCACCTACCGCCACATCACGGCGCCCGAGTGCCGCCAGTTCCTGCTGCGCCAGGCCTTCGAGGAAGCCATCCACACCCACGCCTACCAGTACATCGTCGAGTCGCTGGGCCTGGACGAGAGCGAGATCTTCAACGCCTACAACGAGGTGCAGTCGATCCGCGACAAGGACGAGTTCCTGATCCCCTTCATCGAGGCGATCATGAACCCCAACTTCCACACCGGCACGCCCGAGACCGACCAGACCCTGCTCAAGTCGCTGATCGTCTTCGCCTGCCTCATGGAAGGCCTGTTCTTCTACGTCGGCTTCACGCAGATCCTCGCGCTGGGCCGCCAGAACAAGATGACCGGCGCCGCCGAGCAGTACCAGTACATCCTGCGCGACGAGTCCATGCACTGCAACTTCGGCATCGACCTGATCAACCAGCTCAAGCTCGAGAACCCGCACCTGTGGACGGCTGAATTCAAGAACGAGATCAAGGCCCTGTTCCACAAGGCGGTCGAACTCGAATACAAATACGCCGAGGACACCATGCCGCGCGGCGTGCTTGGCATGAATGCCTCCATGTTCAAGGGCTACCTGCGCTACATCGCGAACCGTCGCGCCACGCAGATCGGCCTGGAGGAGCTCTTCCCGAACGAGACCAATCCGTTCCCCTGGATGAGCGAAATGATTGACCTGAAGAAAGAGCGCAACTTCTTCGAAACCCGCGTGATTGAGTACCAGTCGGGTGGCGCGCTTTCCTGGGACTGA
- a CDS encoding histone H1-like DNA-binding protein — protein MATAKKPAAKKAAAKKPAAKKAPAKKVAAKKVAAKKPAAKKVAAKKAPAKKVAAKKVAAKKPAAKKVAAKKPAAKKVAAKKAPAKKAAAKKAPAKKAAAKKVAKKPAAKKAAKKPAAKKAAKKPAAKPAAKPAAAPAPAAQTTLNPQAAWPFPTASKP, from the coding sequence ATGGCAACTGCAAAGAAACCGGCCGCCAAGAAGGCCGCAGCGAAGAAGCCGGCCGCCAAGAAGGCCCCGGCAAAGAAGGTAGCAGCCAAGAAGGTTGCCGCCAAGAAGCCGGCAGCGAAGAAAGTCGCCGCCAAGAAGGCTCCGGCCAAAAAGGTAGCAGCCAAGAAGGTTGCCGCCAAGAAGCCGGCAGCGAAGAAAGTCGCCGCCAAGAAGCCCGCAGCCAAGAAGGTAGCAGCCAAAAAGGCGCCGGCGAAAAAGGCCGCTGCCAAAAAAGCGCCGGCGAAGAAAGCCGCTGCGAAGAAGGTAGCAAAAAAGCCTGCGGCCAAGAAAGCAGCGAAGAAGCCCGCTGCGAAGAAAGCCGCGAAAAAGCCCGCTGCCAAGCCTGCTGCGAAACCTGCGGCCGCCCCGGCGCCTGCGGCTCAGACCACTCTGAACCCGCAGGCCGCCTGGCCGTTCCCCACGGCCAGCAAGCCCTGA